TTGCGTTTATGCAAAAGCCGGACAAAGCCGTAAAAGTTGTTCTAATCGGTGTTTCCATCCCTCTGCTCTTTTACGTCATCACCGTTGTCATGGTTATCGGAGCCTTGTCGATCGATGGGGTGGTCACGAGTACATGGCCTACCCTTGAGCTTATGCGAAGTTTTGAAATCCCCGGATTGATCTTTGAACGATTTGAATCTTTGCTGCTTGTGATATGGATTATGCAAATATTCACCACATTCACCATTACCTACTATGCAGCTGCTTTAGGAATGGCGCAGCTCTTCAAAAAGAAGATTCATCCCTTTATTTATGGCTTGATTCCGATTATTTACATCATTGCGATGATTCCAAAAAATATCAATGACCTCTTTAAACTTGGGGATATCATCGGCAATATCGCATTAATATTATTTGCTGTACTGCCATTAATCTTACTTGTAGTATCAAGACTGAGAGGTGGAAAAGCTTGAAGCACATCACGATACGGATCCTCTTGAGTGCACTGTTGGTTTTTATACTCCTGCCCCTTACAGGATGTTGGAGCAATAAAGAAATTGAAGATTTAGCCCTCATTGTAGGCACTTCAATGGATTTGGAAAAACAGGAAGGTGCTCAGGAAGAGTCAGCGGGACAACCAGGCGGTCAGCCTCACCGGAATCGAATTACGATAACCAATCAATTTGTTACCTCAGAGACTACAGGAAAAGGAACAAAAACAGGATCATCACCACAAAAAGCTTACAATAACGTTTCTGAAACAGGAGATGCGATCCTGCCGACTTTGCGTAATATGGTATTAAGAATCGACAAGCGCGCCTTTGCCGAGCATTCAAAAGTGATTATCATTGGAGAGGATCTTGCACGTACCCTGGATATGCAAAAGATTTTGGATTTTTACATTAGGGAACAGGAGATGAGACCAAGCGGACTCCTTCTTATCGCTCAAAACCGTGCGAGTCAAACGCTAGAATCGAACAAGCCAATGGATATTCCAGCGTTTCAACTCGTTGAAATGACACACGGTCACGGAAGAACAACCAAAATTCTGCCTCCTACTACAATTACCAAGATAGAGGGGAAGCTGCATGCGGGGGCCAGCTTTCTTTTGCAAAATATCGTGTCGACGAAAGGAGAAATAAAATTCGCCGGAGCTGCCGTCATTGAAGGGAAAACTAAAAAACTGCGCGGCTTTTTGAATGAAAAGGACTTGGAAGGCTTAACGTGGATATTCGGAAATGGGAAAGGCGGTTTGGTAAAAAGCGTTGATAGGAAGACGGGGCAGCCAATTATATACGAAGTGTTATCCTTGAAAAGTAAAATTAAACCTCATGTTAATGGGAATAACATCTCGTTTGATATAAAAATCGAGTCTGAAGGAAGAATCGCCGAGCATTGGGTGGTTTCAGAGAATTCCATTGAAACTGAATTTTTGAAAAGAACGGAAAAAGCTATTGAAGAAGAGGTGGAGCGTTTAGTTGACAACGTACTCAATAAACTTCAACATGAATACAAAACGGACGTTGCCGGCTTCGGAAACCAATTGAGAATTAAATATCCTCGTATATGGAAAACAACCAAAAAAGATTGGGATCAAATATTTAGTGAGGTTCCGATTAAGTCTGAGGTGAAAATAACGATCAAAGATTACGGAACGTCCGATGAATGAGTTCGCTGTATATCCTTCTTCATCCCAATGGTAAATCGCTGAAAACCCAGCTTCTCATAATATGGTTCCAGCCCTTCTTCACACATCAGTTGCGGGAAGACCCGGGACTTCTCGCAATGTTCAACCAATCGATGGAGGATCTGTCGGCCTATCCCCTTGGACTGATAATCCGGATGTACGCCTAGTCCGCATATAACGCCGGTGATCACCCCATCGGAAATCACCCGCCCCATACCCACCAGTGTTTGTCCTTCATATGCATAGATGGCATACCAGCTCTGCAAACACATGGTTTTCAATTCGGTGACGGATAGACGAATAGAGTTCCAGTCAAGCGAAGCATACAATGCTTCCAGTTGACGAAAATCCTCAGGCGGCTCTGAGGTATATATGATATCCCCTACCATTCAATCACCTTCCTTAGGATCGGGTTACCGGATACGCCATGACACTCATCAACGCATTCTCGGGCTGAGTCGAATCGAGACGGCTGTATTGAACAAATACGGGTGCACTGCTCGTAACTTCCATGGCATAAGGAATACCTGAAGGAATACCTTCCCCGCCGTCCGTTTGAAGCGTGCTCGTTCGTATATGTTTGGTTCTTCTAGCTGGTACGATGGTTTCCATTCCCAGCAACGGATCACGATCCTCGAAGTAAGCATGAATCGTAACCACAACGTCCTGCTCGGATAAGTTCAAGACACAGACGGATTCATGACTGGTTAGTTCTCCGCTGCTTTCAGGAGGGATATACCCATCCGGAATAATCCAATGTTTTTCACCTTTTGACATGTGTTTCACTCCTCACAACTCATAATTTAAGAAATTTGAATAGATACTAGATTCGCGATCAACGCAGAAAGTTCCTTTAATCCACGTTCCGACTCATCATGCTAGCGTAGAAACAGTGACAACGGCTGGAGTCCAAGTGCCTTCAAGCCGTCAACCACCATACCGGCCAATCGGGCCGCACCGCGCTCTTGAAAATGAGTGTTGTCCTTAACGCCCTGTGGAAACAGAAGAAATTCCCCTGGCCTCCCCCACATAAACACGGATTGGGTCCCTTCGGGACCCAGCTGGTTAAAATACTCCAAACTCAGCGCCGCCAAATCGACCAAGGGAATATGCTCCTCCTGCGCCAGTTCGCGCACCGCCGTGATATAATCGCCATGCGTGTCCTCCAATAGCCCCTTACTATCAAAATAGCGACGATGAACGGGCGTTACCAGGATCGGCGTCGCCAGTTTCTCCCGGCAAACATCCACGTATTTCTTTAAAAATTCCTTGTATGTCGAAAAAGGCTCCGTATGCCTCTCCTCATCCCGCTTTTGGTCGTTATGGCCAAACTGAATCAGCATATAATCATGAGGCTTCATCTTCTCACGTATTTGCTCCAATAATCCCTCCGTAATAAAGCTCTTGGAGCTTCGGCCGGAACGAGCATAATTGCTCACAACCGCATCCGCTTTAATATAAGCGGGCAGCATTTGCCCCCACCCAGCATAGGGATAACCGTCCGCAGGCTGGTTCGTTACGGTTGAATCCTCTGCCAAAAACAAGTTGCAAGCATGTGGCGCAGGTGCCACTTCCATTGCATTAATCCGGGGAGCCCGGCCCGAGAAGGTCAGTACGATTTTACCTTGGACGGCCGGCACCGTGATGCTAAATCGTTCAAAGTGGCCTGCCGGTATACGTTTCCCGTCCAGCAGCCTCTGACCTTCCGTTCCATGAATCGAGGTTTCGGTATCAAACCAGGCATCACCGATCAGCAGATGCAGGGTGTACAGACCATCGATCACATCGACTTGAAACGCAGCATTCAGCGGTATGATAAAATCTCCCGTTAATGCCTCTTCCCCCGCCCGCTTCAAGGCAGAGACGTTGGATAAGGAAAGGAATCCGTAGCCAATGTCAGGATTATATAAGGTTTCAGCGTTTATTTTGATATGTTCTTGGCCCGGCGTTCCCGTGCCAAAATCGAATTTATACATCCATTGCAACGTACTTCACCTCTTCCGGTTGAATTTCATCTAAATCCATTATGAATTGCGAGCCTCCGAACATAAATTCAAATAACCGTTCTCCTTGTTCAAATAACCGACTACATAAGCAAAGCCTCTTTAATTATTCCAGGCGCTGGAATAACAGCGCTTGTATTGACAGCGTTTACAGCCCGGTACATAATGTGTACACAACATTTTGGGACCAGCGCAAGGAGACGTTGCCGTGCAAAAATGGATAACGATTTATAAAAATATGAAAATCAAAAATAAGCTTTCCCTTCTTATCAGCTTAATTGTTGCAATGGCATTCACGTTCGCCGTCATCGTCCAGCAGTATGCCTTCTCCATCTACGACGAGCAGCTGTACCTCAAATCATCCCAGGTCCTTCACCTGTCTTCCTCCGCGATTGAGGCAGAGCTCGAGCGGATCGAACAGTTATCTTTTAATATCATTACCGATACCCAGATCCAGAATATATTACGTTCCATCGCCGGAAGCGAATCCGACTATGACAGGCTCATCCTCCGGCAGCATTTGGTGGACCGCCTCCTGAATTACGTAGGCTCCGAGCCCATGCTCTACTCCATTCACCTGATCGATTCGTATGATCAGCAGCAGGACGTCGGCAGCGTTGTCCCGATTGATCCTGCCAAGAAGGAGTTGATTCTTCAGCTTGCCGGGGACGCGGATGGGGGAGAGCGCTGGATATACCCTGACGATACGGATTCTGCCCTTCTACTTTCCCGGGAAATAAGATCCTATACCGGCACTTTGTTCGATCTTAACTATTTGGGTACCATCATCATTCGCATCAATATGGACAAAATCGTCCGGAAGTCCGCCGGCGGGGAAAGCGACCTGATCGTAACTTCCGGTACCGATGTCATATATCCCGCAACGCCGCACTTCGATCCGGTCGTCATTCAATCCTCCCTGTCGTCCGGGAACGGGTACCTAACTCGGGAAATCGATGGCCACACCTACTTTATCGCACATAATCGATCTGGCAACACGGGCTGGACGTATATGAATGTTACACCCTTTAACCAAACCTTCAAGCAAATCATTTTCATTAAAGAGCTTGTCATCATCGTGTTCACCGTTATTTTCGCGGTTGCGATTCTGCTCGGCATCCGGTTCAGCCGGGGTCTGACACGTCCTATCGAAAGTCTCATCACCCGGATGAAGCTCGCGGAAAAAGGAAACTTTGCGGAAGCCAACGTGCTCCCGCAGGACGCAGCCCCTGTCGCCATGAACGAGCTGGGCCTGCTGCATCGCACATTCCGTCTCATGATCGAAAGAATCAATGCCCTCATCACCGAGAATTATTCAAACCGGTTGTTGATCAAAGAGACCGAGTTCAAAGCGCTGCAAGCGCAAATCAACCCCCACTTTTTGTATAACACGCTGGAATCCGTGAACTGGCTGGCAAAGATGAACAAGCAAACCCAAATCTCGGACATGGTGCAAGCGTTAGCCTTCCTTCTCCGTAACTCCGTCAGTCTGAAGGAGCCTATTCTGACACTGGGTGAAGAACTGGAGATTGTCCGAAACTATGTCCTCATACAGAAGTTCCGATTTGAAGACCGACTAGAGTTTACGCTGGATGTTAAAGAGCAGGATCTGCACCGCAAAATCCCCAAGCTGTCTCTCCAGCCTCTGCTCGAAAATGCAATTCATTATGCGCTGGAGCCGTCCGTTGACCCTTGCCGAATTTCGTTGTTCTGCAAGGAGACACCTTCCGCGTTCTGCGTCATCGTGGAGGATGACGGTCCCGGCATGGCACCAGATACCTTGACGCAATTGCGAAATGGCGATTTGGCCACCAGCGGTAACGGGATCGGACTGTTAAATATCGATGAACGAATCAAGCTGGCTTTCGGCGACCACTACGGTTTGTCCATTGACAGCGGATCGGGTCTAGGGACCCGTGTAGTTCTGTATTTACCCAAATAACGGAGGGATTCGGATGTACAAAGTTCTGCTTGTGGACGATGAACGGATTATACTGGATGGCATATCTCAGATGGTGGACTGGCGATCATACCGAACCGAGCTGGCGGGTACGGCCCAGAACGGAA
This Paenibacillus sp. JZ16 DNA region includes the following protein-coding sequences:
- a CDS encoding sensory rhodopsin transducer yields the protein MSKGEKHWIIPDGYIPPESSGELTSHESVCVLNLSEQDVVVTIHAYFEDRDPLLGMETIVPARRTKHIRTSTLQTDGGEGIPSGIPYAMEVTSSAPVFVQYSRLDSTQPENALMSVMAYPVTRS
- a CDS encoding rhamnogalacturonan acetylesterase translates to MYKFDFGTGTPGQEHIKINAETLYNPDIGYGFLSLSNVSALKRAGEEALTGDFIIPLNAAFQVDVIDGLYTLHLLIGDAWFDTETSIHGTEGQRLLDGKRIPAGHFERFSITVPAVQGKIVLTFSGRAPRINAMEVAPAPHACNLFLAEDSTVTNQPADGYPYAGWGQMLPAYIKADAVVSNYARSGRSSKSFITEGLLEQIREKMKPHDYMLIQFGHNDQKRDEERHTEPFSTYKEFLKKYVDVCREKLATPILVTPVHRRYFDSKGLLEDTHGDYITAVRELAQEEHIPLVDLAALSLEYFNQLGPEGTQSVFMWGRPGEFLLFPQGVKDNTHFQERGAARLAGMVVDGLKALGLQPLSLFLR
- a CDS encoding cache domain-containing sensor histidine kinase; the protein is MQKWITIYKNMKIKNKLSLLISLIVAMAFTFAVIVQQYAFSIYDEQLYLKSSQVLHLSSSAIEAELERIEQLSFNIITDTQIQNILRSIAGSESDYDRLILRQHLVDRLLNYVGSEPMLYSIHLIDSYDQQQDVGSVVPIDPAKKELILQLAGDADGGERWIYPDDTDSALLLSREIRSYTGTLFDLNYLGTIIIRINMDKIVRKSAGGESDLIVTSGTDVIYPATPHFDPVVIQSSLSSGNGYLTREIDGHTYFIAHNRSGNTGWTYMNVTPFNQTFKQIIFIKELVIIVFTVIFAVAILLGIRFSRGLTRPIESLITRMKLAEKGNFAEANVLPQDAAPVAMNELGLLHRTFRLMIERINALITENYSNRLLIKETEFKALQAQINPHFLYNTLESVNWLAKMNKQTQISDMVQALAFLLRNSVSLKEPILTLGEELEIVRNYVLIQKFRFEDRLEFTLDVKEQDLHRKIPKLSLQPLLENAIHYALEPSVDPCRISLFCKETPSAFCVIVEDDGPGMAPDTLTQLRNGDLATSGNGIGLLNIDERIKLAFGDHYGLSIDSGSGLGTRVVLYLPK
- a CDS encoding Ger(x)C family spore germination protein → MKHITIRILLSALLVFILLPLTGCWSNKEIEDLALIVGTSMDLEKQEGAQEESAGQPGGQPHRNRITITNQFVTSETTGKGTKTGSSPQKAYNNVSETGDAILPTLRNMVLRIDKRAFAEHSKVIIIGEDLARTLDMQKILDFYIREQEMRPSGLLLIAQNRASQTLESNKPMDIPAFQLVEMTHGHGRTTKILPPTTITKIEGKLHAGASFLLQNIVSTKGEIKFAGAAVIEGKTKKLRGFLNEKDLEGLTWIFGNGKGGLVKSVDRKTGQPIIYEVLSLKSKIKPHVNGNNISFDIKIESEGRIAEHWVVSENSIETEFLKRTEKAIEEEVERLVDNVLNKLQHEYKTDVAGFGNQLRIKYPRIWKTTKKDWDQIFSEVPIKSEVKITIKDYGTSDE
- a CDS encoding GNAT family N-acetyltransferase; protein product: MVGDIIYTSEPPEDFRQLEALYASLDWNSIRLSVTELKTMCLQSWYAIYAYEGQTLVGMGRVISDGVITGVICGLGVHPDYQSKGIGRQILHRLVEHCEKSRVFPQLMCEEGLEPYYEKLGFQRFTIGMKKDIQRTHSSDVP